Proteins encoded by one window of Streptomyces sp. NBC_01571:
- a CDS encoding chaplin — protein sequence MTAEKGKHVKHKKSAAVVAGAIMALGMAAPAFADSGAEGAAMGSPGVLSGNAVQVPVHIPVNVCGDSIDVIGLLNPAFGGACAND from the coding sequence ATGACCGCAGAGAAGGGAAAGCACGTGAAGCACAAGAAGAGCGCTGCTGTCGTCGCCGGCGCGATCATGGCCCTGGGTATGGCCGCCCCGGCCTTCGCGGACTCCGGTGCCGAGGGCGCCGCCATGGGTTCCCCGGGTGTCCTCTCGGGCAACGCGGTCCAGGTTCCCGTGCACATTCCCGTCAACGTGTGCGGCGACTCGATCGACGTCATCGGCCTGCTCAACCCGGCCTTCGGCGGCGCCTGCGCCAACGACTGA
- a CDS encoding rodlin produces the protein MKKLWATAAIAASVAGISAVAAPQALAIGDDGGTTSVSGNGAEQSFGNSATFGSMSPQLSLVQGSLNKPCVGLPAKVNAGSLVGLVPIAVQDIPVLSAPQNQQCVENSTQAKGDEPLSHILDQIPVLSGNGANNG, from the coding sequence ATGAAGAAGCTGTGGGCAACCGCCGCTATCGCCGCTTCCGTCGCCGGCATCTCGGCCGTGGCCGCCCCCCAGGCCCTGGCGATCGGTGACGACGGTGGCACCACGTCCGTCAGTGGCAACGGAGCCGAGCAGTCGTTCGGCAACTCCGCCACGTTCGGCAGCATGAGCCCGCAGCTCTCGCTGGTCCAGGGTTCGCTGAACAAGCCGTGCGTCGGCCTGCCCGCGAAGGTCAACGCCGGTTCGCTCGTCGGCCTGGTCCCGATCGCCGTGCAGGACATCCCGGTCCTGTCGGCCCCGCAGAACCAGCAGTGCGTCGAGAACTCGACCCAGGCCAAGGGCGACGAGCCGCTGTCGCACATCCTGGACCAGATCCCGGTCCTCTCCGGCAACGGCGCCAACAACGGCTGA
- a CDS encoding chaplin: protein MRQTLSKGMVMAAATTSILSLYGTPAFADSQANGGTADSPGVASGNTLQVPLNVPVNVCGNTVNVIAALNPAFGNSCANGSGSQGSRGVRHQPVHQVGRVGHVGGHTDHHGSGPYSGPTGNDSAGSGVGSGSLGSGSLGSGASAYGETHGSPGIGSGNTVQAPVDIPVNACGDSVNVIGIGNPAFGNDCENGYGDTPPPPPTTPPTTPPPPTTPPPVTPPVTPPVTPPVTPPVTPPVTPPVTPPVTPPAPPSLAQTGSEDVLGFSAASAALLIGGAVLYRRGRATSRR, encoded by the coding sequence TTGCGACAGACCCTGAGCAAGGGAATGGTCATGGCCGCGGCCACGACGAGCATCCTGTCCCTGTACGGCACCCCCGCGTTCGCGGACTCGCAGGCGAACGGCGGCACGGCGGACTCGCCCGGCGTCGCATCGGGCAACACGCTTCAGGTTCCGCTGAACGTGCCGGTGAACGTCTGCGGCAACACCGTCAACGTGATCGCCGCGCTCAACCCGGCCTTCGGGAACTCCTGCGCCAACGGCTCGGGTTCGCAAGGGTCGCGTGGCGTGAGGCACCAGCCCGTCCACCAGGTGGGCCGGGTCGGGCACGTGGGTGGTCACACTGACCACCACGGGTCGGGCCCTTACAGCGGCCCCACCGGCAACGACTCGGCCGGCTCCGGCGTGGGCTCGGGTTCCCTGGGCTCCGGCTCGCTGGGCTCCGGTGCCTCGGCGTACGGCGAGACGCACGGTTCGCCCGGCATCGGGTCGGGCAACACCGTGCAGGCCCCGGTGGACATCCCGGTGAACGCCTGCGGCGACTCGGTGAACGTGATCGGCATCGGAAACCCCGCGTTCGGCAACGACTGCGAGAACGGCTACGGCGACACCCCGCCGCCGCCTCCCACGACGCCGCCGACCACTCCGCCGCCCCCCACCACCCCGCCGCCGGTGACTCCGCCGGTGACGCCGCCGGTGACACCGCCGGTGACACCGCCGGTGACGCCGCCCGTCACTCCGCCGGTGACGCCGCCCGTCACCCCTCCCGCTCCGCCCTCCCTGGCCCAGACGGGCAGTGAGGACGTGCTCGGGTTCTCGGCCGCCAGCGCAGCGCTGCTGATCGGCGGCGCCGTCCTGTACCGGCGAGGCCGAGCCACGTCGCGTCGCTAG
- a CDS encoding rodlin, with product MIKKVMAAAAVAASVVGVSAAAAPQALAIGNDGGTTSTSGNGATQSYGNSATFGNMSPQMALIQGSLNKPCIGLPAKANLGSLIGAVPISVQDVPILSAPQNQQCVENSTQAKGDEPLSHILDDIPVLSGNGTGNR from the coding sequence GTGATCAAGAAGGTTATGGCCGCCGCCGCGGTCGCCGCTTCCGTCGTCGGCGTTTCCGCCGCGGCCGCGCCGCAGGCGCTGGCCATCGGAAACGACGGTGGCACGACGTCCACCAGCGGTAACGGTGCCACCCAGTCGTACGGAAACTCGGCGACGTTCGGCAACATGAGCCCGCAGATGGCGCTCATCCAGGGCTCCCTGAACAAGCCCTGCATCGGCCTGCCGGCCAAGGCGAACCTCGGCTCGCTCATCGGCGCCGTGCCGATCAGCGTCCAGGACGTCCCGATCCTGTCGGCTCCGCAGAACCAGCAGTGCGTCGAGAACTCGACCCAGGCCAAGGGCGACGAGCCGCTGTCGCACATCCTGGACGACATCCCGGTCCTCTCCGGCAACGGTACGGGCAACAGGTAA
- a CDS encoding rodlin, with the protein MFKKAMAAAAVAASVVGVSAAAAPQALAIGDDSGTTSVSGNGATQSFGNSVTGGNMSPQLSLAQGSLNKLCVGLPAKANAGSLVGVLVPVAVQDIPVLSAPQNQQCAENSTQAKGDEPLSHLVDDIPVLSGNGVGNH; encoded by the coding sequence ATGTTCAAGAAGGCAATGGCCGCGGCGGCGGTCGCCGCTTCCGTCGTCGGTGTCTCGGCGGCGGCCGCGCCCCAGGCGCTTGCCATCGGTGACGACAGCGGTACGACCTCGGTCAGCGGGAACGGCGCCACCCAGTCGTTCGGCAACTCGGTGACCGGCGGCAACATGAGCCCGCAGCTCAGCCTCGCGCAGGGCTCGCTGAACAAGCTCTGTGTCGGCCTGCCGGCCAAGGCGAACGCCGGCTCGCTCGTCGGGGTCCTCGTGCCCGTCGCCGTCCAGGACATTCCGGTCCTGTCGGCCCCGCAGAACCAGCAGTGCGCCGAGAACTCGACCCAGGCCAAGGGTGACGAGCCGCTGTCGCACCTGGTGGACGACATCCCGGTCCTGTCGGGCAACGGTGTCGGCAACCACTGA